Proteins from a genomic interval of Yarrowia lipolytica chromosome 1E, complete sequence:
- a CDS encoding uncharacterized protein (Compare to YALI0E10153g, no similarity), whose product MRRINVAVRTVGLGPRYDYKALVPSIQMPRVSIRVPRRAFSALQAPQGGLQFIQDILLAEEPTFLHLVQEVIEQPIREGKKGPKGAVHKLQMQKLRVLARIKHMNLGLEEQVRMVAANRLIDHSSLLQFWETCSMDDGGDPQLPLSTAILLGQQMVADGEFELVADFLANQFSFGDILMLGGRVIADGGPKNKQKQVVTAFELCRAFDKHGFAQQLAREFWIGNINGGLHFCLGLDSCATEQQLQDFLYHNDRINYRLSKYNSGAFILEDALKPYEKMRLLEKYVQLGNTEVLRNLFFNQAAEKHQEWIHACIERVIRMAITDSRLLGVVKDVLEKKNDLPVWCTARVTALVTDQKSLRSLWARYTAQYAHLAEDETVKQTMVTFLEKAVALGDIHSASSITKVLGENTPIPLVKQYLHLLFNNRLHKRESDKFDLITRLLDAYSSHPSVIMKAVGAVWPHKRYHKSEVLLWDLLRAFEASKLPHWSQLLEKHFALAIFTRPPVEKVEYYFLPKVSVRAIWLCIQTELSKAMEAVTGDVDRSGRLQLITIALMAIRIKSRRRRFQRGHFLEAEKEESEVESDDQPETRLVVSNPYADLDLSLLPPRAQLERLQIPSEYLKIRDLDMFLLQHIGKQEKPFSQLVDMDQWIYDVLSVETYKPNLETLSVEDPALAYRLIRWFRHDFMFPIPPRILRAMVPGFATSEQLTNSMSFRYISEVISQLRLQHERVGPEVCEELVDSLFDRVALPGASRDKKRLQWALTLAKQEQVDEQVVERWNKRLEDMKKRQDGFWKEA is encoded by the coding sequence ATGAGACGGATCAACGTGGCCGTTCGTACCGTGGGTCTGGGGCCCCGGTATGACTACAAAGCGTTGGTTCCATCGATACAGATGCCGCGGGTGTCCATTCGGGTGCCCAGAAGGGCATTCAGTGCGCTTCAGGCGCCTCAGGGAGGGCTGCAGTTCATTCAGGACATTCTCTTGGCCGAAGAGCCGACTTTTTTGCATTTGGTTCAGGAAGTGATTGAGCAACCGATACGGGAGGGAAAGAAGGGCCCCAAGGGCGCGGTACACAAGCTGCAGATGCAAAAGCTGCGTGTTTTGGCGCGGATTAAACACATGAATCTGGGGTTGGAGGAACAGGTGAGAATGGTGGCGGCAAACCGACTCATAGATCATTCCAGCCTGCTGCAGTTCTGGGAAACGTGTTCAATGGAcgatggaggagatccgCAGCTTCCGCTCTCTACAGCTATTTTGCTGGGTCAGCAGATGGTGGCCGATGGAGAATTCGAGCTGGTGGCCGACTTTCTAGCCAACCAGTTCTCGTTCGGAGACATTCTTATGCTGGGCGGCCGGGTCATTGCCGACGGAGGGCCTAAAAATAAACAGAAACAAGTGGTGACGGCGTTCGAACTGTGCAGGGCTTTTGATAAGCACGGGTTTGCCCAACAGCTGGCCCGGGAGTTTTGGATAGGTAACATCAACGGAGGATTGCATTTTTGTCTGGGGTTGGATAGCTGTGCAAcggagcagcagcttcaagACTTTCTGTACCACAACGACCGGATCAACTACCGGTtgtccaagtacaataGTGGCGCGTTCATATTGGAAGATGCTCTTAAGCCATATGAGAAGATGAGGCTGTTGGAAAAGTACGTGCAATTGGGTAACACGGAGGTTTTGCGCAACTTGTTTTTCAACCAGGCTGCTGAAAAACATCAGGAATGGATCCATGCATGCATTGAGAGGGTGATACGAATGGCTATCACTGACTCCAGACTTTTGGGGGTGGTCAAGGACGttttggagaagaagaatgACCTCCCAGTGTGGTGTACTGCTCGAGTAACGGCTCTAGTGACCGATCAGAAGTCTCTACGAAGTCTCTGGGCAAGATATACTGCACAATATGCCCATTTGGCTGAAGATGAGACTGTCAAACAGACAATGGTGACGTTTCTGGAGAAGGCAGTGGCCCTGGGAGATATTCATTCGGCCAGTAGCATCACCAAGGTGCTTGGAGAGAACACTCCGATTCCCTTAGTTAAACAGTACCTGCATCTGTTGTTTAACAACCGTCTACACAAGCGTGAGTCAGACAAGTTTGATCTGATTACACGTCTGTTGGATGCATATTCGAGCCACCCTTCGGTAATCATGAAGGCTGTGGGCGCTGTCTGGCCTCACAAACGATATCACAAGTCGGAGGTGCTTCTATGGGACCTGCTACGTGCCTTCGAGGCTAGTAAGCTGCCCCATTGGTCtcagcttctggagaagcaTTTTGCTCTGGCGATTTTTACTCGGCCTCCTGTTGAAAAAGTTGAGTACTACTTCCTACCCAAAGTGTCTGTGCGAGCCATCTGGCTGTGTATTCAGACTGAGCTATCCAAGGCCATGGAGGCTGTGACGGGCGATGTGGATCGAAGCGGACGTCTGCAGTTGATCACTATTGCTCTCATGGCTATCAGAATCAAGTCCAGAAGGAGGCGGTTCCAAAGAGGCCATTTCTTGGAAGCTGAAAAGGAGGAGTCGGAGGTAGAGAGCGATGATCAGCCAGAGACCAGGTTAGTCGTTTCCAACCCCTACGCTGACCTCGATTTGAGCCTACTGCCTCCACGGGCTCAGCTAGAACGGCTTCAGATCCCAAGTGAGTACCTGAAGATTCGAGATCTGGACATGTTCTTACTACAGCACATTGGCAAACAAGAGAAGCCATTTTCACAGCTTGTGGACATGGACCAGTGGATCTACGACGTTCTCAGTGTGGAAACATACAAACCCAACTTGGAGACGCTGTCTGTTGAAGACCCCGCTCTGGCCTACAGACTCATCCGATGGTTCAGACACGACTTCATGTTCCCCATTCCGCCTCGAATCTTGCGGGCCATGGTGCCCGGGTTTGCCACTTCAGAACAGCTCACCAACAGCATGTCTTTCCGGTACATTTCCGAGGTTATCTCTCAGCTACGTCTGCAGCACGAGCGGGTGGGTCCTGAGGTGTGTGAGGAGCTCGTGGACTCGTTGTTTGATCGAGTTGCTCTTCCTGGAGCGTCGCGTGACAAGAAACGGCTTCAGTGGGCTCTGACGCTCGccaagcaggagcaggtggACGAGCAGGTGGTGGAGCGATGGAACAAGCGTTTGGAGGATATGAAGAAGCGTCAGGACGGATTCTGGAAGGAGGCATGA
- a CDS encoding uncharacterized protein (Compare to YALI0E10175g, weakly similar to uniprot|Q12303 Saccharomyces cerevisiae YLR121c YPS3 GPI-anchored aspartyl protease 3 (yapsin 3)) yields the protein MHFSNFLLGALAATAAAKNTYQINKYGSPLTNQKRSLSENSVVQLDTVGVRSIRDEPAPRDAALMKRQTATLPLKNLVTYYEAEVKIGTPAQTVKLLIDTGSSDIWVIGSGNPDCGSAQDAQRDPNIIDCSISGTFDTSKSSSWSQNQTDFFIQYGDQTAAEGGWGTDTFAFGNTNVSGLSIAVASKTNSSNGVMGIGLAGLESTITYRGNDQISGNPYENLPMKMKAEGLIKANAYSLWLNNLSSDSGNVLFGGVDYAKIDGDLFTVKLVNPQRSVSSKPIAFYVGLDSVSITDVKGVSGFITKQPVPALLDSGTTLTYLPQDAFNYVVRAMGATYDPQNGYVCPCKNGYSGHLDYNFSGANISVPLYQLTYPIQLQSQSGRVVNAQFRNGDDACLLLMQASQDHVILGDSFLRAAYVVYNLDSYEVSMGQTKYGVTDTNIVEIDSNGVKNANPAPEYSSSFTNVNSETTILRGAPGSADSNPSTTLSGGLVAGSSASSGSSGDGKGKNNAAGLELSIVGLAVAVVMASFGLM from the coding sequence ATGCACTTTTCCAACTTTCTGCTGGGCGCTCTGGCCGCCACTGCGGCCGCCAAAAACACGTACCAAATCAACAAGTACGGGTCGCCACTGACCAACCAGAAACGATCGCTGAGCGAAAACTCGGTCGTCCAGCTCGACACGGTTGGCGTGCGATCCATCCGAGATGAGCCTGCTCCCCGAGACGCCGCGCTCATGAAGCGACAGACCGCCACTCTTCCGCTCAAAAATCTCGTCACATACTACGAGGCCGAGGTGAAAATCGGCACTCCCGCCCAGACGGTCAAGCTGCTGATCGACACCGGTTCGTCGGATATTTGGGTCATTGGAAGCGGCAATCCCGATTGTGGCTCCGCCCAGGACGCCCAGCGAGACCCCAACATCATCGACTGCTCCATCTCGGGCACCTTTGATACCTCCAAGTCGTCATCGTGGTCCCAGAACCAGACGGACTTCTTCATTCAGTACGGAGACCAGACCGCCGCCGAGGGAGGCTGGGGCACAGACACCTTTGCATTCGGCAACACCAACGTGTCTGGCCTATCCATCGCTGTGGCCTCCAAGACCAACTCATCCAACGGAGTCATGGGTATCGGTCTCGCTGGTCTCGAGTCCACCATCACCTACCGAGGTAACGACCAGATCTCTGGTAACCCCTACGAAAACCTGCccatgaagatgaaggccGAGGGTCTCATCAAGGCCAATGCATACTCTCTGTGGCTCAACAACCTGTCTTCCGACAGCGGCAACGTGCTGTTTGGTGGCGTCGACTACGCCAAGATTGACGGAGACCTCTTCACCGTCAAGCTTGTGAACCCCCAGCGATCCGTGTCCTCCAAGCCCATTGCATTCTACGTTGGCCTGGACTCTGTCTCCATCACCGACGTCAAGGGCGTCTCTGGCTTCATCACCAAGCAGCCCGTTCCTGCTCTTCTTGACTCAGGAACCACCCTGACCTACCTGCCCCAGGACGCCTTCAACTACGTTGTTCGGGCCATGGGAGCCACCTACGACCCCCAGAACGGATACGTGTGCCCCTGTAAGAACGGTTACTCCGGACACCTCGACTACAACTTCTCCGGCGCCAACATCTCTGTCCCTCTCTACCAGCTCACTTACCCCATCCAGCTGCAGTCCCAGTCTGGACGAGTGGTCAACGCACAGTTCCGAAACGGAGACGACGCTTGTCTGCTGCTTATGCAGGCTTCCCAGGACCATGTCATTCTCGGAGATTCGTTCTTGCGAGCCGCCTACGTGGTCTACAACCTGGACTCGTACGAGGTGTCCATGGGCCAGACTAAGTACGGAGTAACCGACACCAACATTGTCGAGATTGACAGCAACGGAGTTAAGAACGCCAATCCCGCCCCTGAGtactcttcttccttcaCTAACGTCAACTCCGAGACCACCATTCTGCGAGGAGCTCCCGGCTCTGCTGACTCCAACCCTTCCACCACACTTTCTGGCGGTCTTGTTGCCGGCTCCagtgcttcttctggctcttctggtgACGGTAAGGGCAAGAACAATGCTGCTGGTCTTGAGCTCAGTATCGTTGGACTGGCCGTCGCAGTTGTCATGGCCAGCTTTGGTCTTATGTAA
- a CDS encoding uncharacterized protein (Compare to YALI0E10197g, similar to DEHA0F25982g Debaryomyces hansenii IPF 6093.1) — protein sequence MLQYAIPAFLVLGLALVFVNSSAKTLAIFAWNCFIKPFTGHKDVAAGQQGALESFYKGQANIYDRTRATLLKGREQALATTAAELRKKHDLVWVDIGGGTGWNIEHMTTNYLPISCFKAIYLVDLSPSLCEVARKRFAEKNWKNVHVLCIDAADFTPPAGSSVDLFTMSYSLSMIPTYYAVIDRLSTLLGKDGLVTVIDFYVQSHATLTAKSTTMGGELLRHVNWFSRTFWRLWFEFDRVYLDSARRDYLEYRFGTIKSVNCRNTRLGGIPYYYWIGCDKDRSTNILQRANALATESPYLSPQNELVVGDEDAANNTLAIRSKGYDAALVNMQRNFPAPSFFYQTEIWRIFYNQELPKYHQFANQYIYAFTWEDPREDKNILQFKPSDTVLAITSAGDNILSYASMDAPPKRIHCVDLNPCQNHLLELKLACLRVLPFEDMWKLFGEGKHPKFQELLTTKLAPHLSSHAFQYWHKRGHASFTGKGLFDTGSSRWAIRLAHWVFAISGVSPHISALCEAKTLDEQWSVWEKSLRPCLSNPIVAKVLVGNPIFLWKALGVPVEQTSMIEGGMLKFVIDTFEPIIKRSLISDDNYFYYLCLKGCYAANNCPDFLTKHGHANLAKRKGALDGIRIHTDEINEVVKRLNPGSVNHAIVMDHMDWFPKDGNAAREEIKSLHHALTEGGNVMLRSASQKPWYLSVYEEEGFTTRPAAIRESGTSIDRVNMYASTWVCTKKGAMESLKI from the coding sequence ATGCTACAATACGCCATCCCCGCCTTTCTTGTTCTCGGACTGGCCCTAGTCTTCGTCAACTCGTCGGCCAAGACCCTGGCCATCTTTGCCTGGAACTGCTTCATCAAGCCCTTCACCGGCCACAAGGACGTGGCGGCCGGCCAGCAGGGCGCCCTGGAGTCCTTCTACAAGGGCCAGGCCAACATTTACGACCGAACCCGAGCCACTCTGCTCAAGGGCCGAGAGCAGGCTCTGGCCACCACCGCCGCCGAGCTTCGAAAGAAGCATGATCTCGTGTGGGTCGacattggaggaggaaccGGCTGGAACATTGAGCACATGACCACCAACTACCTTCCCATTTCCTGCTTCAAGGCCATCTACCTGGTTGATCTGAGTCCTTCTCTGTGCGAGGTGGCCCGAAAGCGATTCGCCGAGAAGAACTGGAAGAACGTGCACGTTCTGTGCATCGACGCTGCCGATTTCACTCCCCCCGCTGGATCCTCCGTTGATCTCTTCACCATGTCCTACTCTCTGTCTATGATCCCCACCTACTATGCCGTTATCGATCGACTCTCCACCCTGCTTGGCAAGGACGGTCTGGTCACTGTCATCGACTTTTACGTCCAATCCCATGCCACCTTGACCGCCAAGTCTACTACCATGGGCGGCGAGCTGCTCCGGCATGTCAACTGGTTCTCCCGAACTTTCTGGCGACTGTGGTTCGAGTTTGACCGGGTCTACCTCGACTCTGCCCGACGAGACTATCTCGAGTACCGATTCGGAACCATCAAGTCAGTCAACTGCCGAAACACCCGACTCGGAGGAATCCCCTACTACTACTGGATTGGATGTGACAAGGACCGATCCACCAACATTCTCCAGCGAGCCAACGCTCTTGCTACCGAGTCTCCCTACCTGTCCCCCCAGAACGagcttgttgttggagacgAGGACGCCGCTAACAACACTCTGGCTATCCGATCCAAGGGCTACGATGCCGCTCTCGTCAACATGCAGCGAAACTTCCCCGCTCCCTCATTCTTCTACCAGACCGAAATCTGGCGAATCTTCTACAACCAGGAGCTGCCCAAGTACCACCAGTTTGCCAACCAGTACATCTACGCCTTCACCTGGGAGGACCCCCGagaggacaagaacattCTACAGTTTAAGCCCAGCGATACCGTTCTTGCCATCACCTCTGCCGGTGACAACATTCTGTCTTACGCCTCCATGGACGCTCCCCCCAAGCGAATCCATTGTGTCGACCTCAACCCTTGCCAGAACCATCTGCTCGAGCTCAAGCTGGCCTGTCTGCGAGTGCTTCCCTTTGAGGACATGTGGAAGCTGTTTGGTGAAGGCAAGCACCCCAAGTTCCAAGAGCTGCTGACCACCAAGCTGGCCCCCCACCTGTCTTCCCACGCCTTCCAGTACTGGCACAAGCGAGGCCACGCCTCTTTCACCGGAAAGGGTCTGTTTGATACCGGCTCTTCCCGATGGGCCATTCGACTTGCCCATTGGGTCTTTGCAATTTCTGGTGTCTCCCCCCACATTAGCGCTCTGTGCGAGGCCAAGACTCTCGACGAACAGTGGAGCGTCTGGGAGAAGTCCCTTCGACCCTGTCTGTCCAACCCCATTGTCGCCAAGGTGCTTGTTGGCAACCCCATTTTCCTGTGGAAGGCTCTCGGTGTTCCCGTTGAGCAGACCTCTATGATCGAGGGCGGTATGCTCAAGTTTGTCATCGACACCTTCGAGCCCATCATCAAGCGATCGCTCATTTCGGACGACAACTACTTCTACTACCTGTGTCTCAAGGGCTGCTACGCTGCCAACAACTGTCCCGACTTCCTGACCAAGCACGGCCACGCCAACCTGGCCAAGCGAAAGGGAGCTCTTGACGGAATCCGAATCCACACCGACGAGATCAACGAGGTGGTCAAGCGACTCAACCCCGGATCAGTCAACCACGCCATCGTTATGGACCACATGGACTGGTTCCCCAAGGACGGTAACGCCGCTCGAGAGGAGATCAAGTCTCTGCACCATGCTCTTACCGAAGGTGGAAACGTTATGTTGCGATCAGCCTCCCAGAAGCCCTGGTACCTCAGCGTCtatgaggaggagggcttCACCACTAGACCCGCTGCCATCCGAGAATCTGGCACTTCCATTGACCGAGTCAACATGTACGCTTCCACTTGGGTCTGTACCAAGAAGGGAGCCATGGAGAGCCTCAAGATTTAG
- a CDS encoding uncharacterized protein (Compare to YALI0E10219g, similar to uniprot|P19145 Saccharomyces cerevisiae YKR039w GAP1 general amino acid permease), protein MSERKSFTENVESDNSVGEIHEVKAEGPPDTSHLSYWGRFKHGFGPADVAHLDLEGLTPMEITALKTANAPLQRNLKGRHLQMIAIGGSIGTGLFVGSGSTLANGGPAALLIAYGVIGIMLLLTMHALGELAVCFPVSGGFCTYFTRFLDPGWGFAMSWNYIMGWFVILPLELVAASMTVNFWNEMNGTHINAAAWVSIFWIIICAINLFGVKGYGEAEFVFSIIKVAAIVGFILFGIVMAAGGGPKGGAFHEYQGGKLWQHPGAFAHGFKGVCSVFVTAAFAFAGTELCGLAAAETENPRVMLPKATKQVFWRICLFYLVSLTIVGLLVPWNNDQLLNGSSSADAAASPFVIAIRVAGVKGLPSVMNVVIMISVLSVGNAAVYGFSRTIAAMGESGQAPKIFAYIDREGRPIFGILVVLAFGLFSFIAAAGAETRNEVFNWLLALSGLSSVFIWGSICAAHIRFRMALKYRGRGTDELSFVAGFGVWGSVIGVVLNCLVLMAQFWIALYPLGVKTPNASDFFQAYLAAPVILGFWIFWKIWKRDGLFLLLKDLDIDTGRREPDLERVKAEMAEERYALSQKNFMYRLYNFWC, encoded by the coding sequence ATGAGCGAGCGAAAATCCTTTACGGAAAACGTCGAGTCCGACAACTCTGTGGGCGAGATCCacgaggtcaaggccgaggGACCCCCCGACACTTCTCACCTCAGCTACTGGGGTCGATTCAAGCACGGTTTTGGTCCGGCAGATGTGGCACACCTCGATCTTGAGGGTCTGACACCCATGGAGATCACTGCTCTCAAGACTGCCAATGCACCTCTTCAACGAAACCTCAAGGGTCGACATTTGCAAATGATTGCAATTGGAGGATCCATTGGTACGGGTCTGTTTGTTGGATCTGGAAGTACTCTTGCCAACGGAGGTCCTGCCGCCCTTCTCATTGCTTATGGAGTCATTGGTATCatgttgctgctgaccaTGCATGCTCTTGGAGAGCTGGCTGTCTGTTTccctgtctctggaggtTTCTGCACTTACTTCACTCGATTTCTTGATCCCGGATGGGGCTTTGCCATGTCCTGGAACTACATTATGGGCTGGTTTGTCATTCTTCCTCTAGAACTGGTGGCAGCGTCCATGACAGTTAACTTCTGGAACGAAATGAACGGTACTCACATCAATGCAGCGGCCTGGGTGTCCATCTTCTGGATCATCATCTGCGCCATCAACCTGTTTGGAGTCAAGGGATACGGAGAAGCCGAGTTTGTCTtttccatcatcaaggtTGCTGCCATTGTCGGTTTCATTCTGTTTGGAATCGTCATGGCTGCCGGAGGAGGACCCAAGGGAGGAGCCTTCCACGAGTACCAGGGAGGTAAACTGTGGCAGCATCCGGGAGCCTTTGCCCATGGTTTCAAGGGTGTGTGTTCCGTCTTTGTCACTGCCGCCTTTGCCTTTGCTGGTACCGAGCTGTGTGgtcttgctgctgccgagacCGAGAACCCCCGAGTCATGCTGCCCAAGGCCACCAAGCAGGTTTTCTGGCGAATCTGTCTCTTCTATCTCGTTTCCCTGACCATCGTTGGCCTGCTCGTGCCCTGGAACAAcgaccagctgctcaacggATCCTCTTCTGCCGACGCAGCTGCCTCTCCCTTCGTTATTGCCATCCGAGTGGCTGGTGTTAAGGGTCTGCCTTCGGTCATGAACGTGGTCATCATGATTTCGGTTCTCTCCGTCGGTAACGCTGCCGTCTACGGTTTCTCTCGAACTATTGCTGCCATGGGAGAGTCCGGACAGGCCCCCAAGATCTTCGCCTACATTGACCGAGAAGGTCGACCTATCTTCGGCATCCTGGTCGTTCTGGCGTTTGGTCTGTTCTCTTTCATTGCTGCAGCCGGTGCTGAAACCCGAAACGAAGTCTTCAACTGGCTGCTGGCTCTGTCTGGTTTGTCTTCCGTCTTCATCTGGGGCTCCATCTGTGCTGCCCATATTCGATTCCGAATGGCTCTCAAGTaccgaggccgaggaaCCGACGAGTTGTCATTTGTGGCTGGTTTTGGAGTCTGGGGATCTGTCATTGGTGTAGTTCTCAACTGCCTGGTCCTCATGGCCCAGTTCTGGATCGCTCTCTACCCCCTGGGAGTCAAGACTCCCAATGCCTCTGACTTCTTCCAGGCCTACCTGGCTGCTCCTGTCATTCTCGGattctggatcttctggaaAATCTGGAAACGAGATGGCCTGTTCTTGCTTCTGAAGGACTTGGACATTGACACTGGAAGACGAGAGCCCGATCTCGAGAGAGTCAAGGCCGAGATGGCTGAGGAGAGATACGCCCTCAGCCAGAAGAACTTCATGTACAGACTTTACAACTTTTGGTGTTag
- a CDS encoding uncharacterized protein (Compare to YALI0E10241g, weakly similar to uniprot|Q6CI91 Yarrowia lipolytica YALI0A00550g), whose amino-acid sequence MLSNELIRLIFEYCNLEGCVALSQVCSSYWSVWTELDESLIRERVVERAPWFIALDTECGLDSWRKCALLLTRRSYRALEEDGTGGNANKHLYVLRNLSVPVSLCCNKVEFVDSVDFSKDKEVRETIEPIFDELYLLPIDVYEGGAIQGTKLLLPGEELDFKTMEVSKSDFPGTHRLQYTYRRTDMAMSPSGLRVVNDHEGYKIRVVDENDSLLHVRYWSQIGGADAIVHKTSHPRDQSGACIVSAKDGNAWPLPDNNAVNNPLGTLVSLVPGPGGALVVSNTEGGKTAQYLAYIEPLPSLPGVVLCELPMGMGFKRMHNHLSFPFFTFYNGYLYLYFEGRFLRLWVDLGLRSRQHPTGGLMSHVYSKGFRGQVLTVWDRRFPAIGTFNEGEAEFQGARIQRKGQFVTVGDAKGLVVGDLKTGTTYFNPKQVLSIPFAAGDGSSVGFFSVDNWVSKKVIKKISNGSSDGDNIIRWWDEACIPQTVRGGDPVFTRVIHSEDVSDEPHKFEDSSRGTHDAVRIPDAYDERQKVYRRIYKGRPPFSLDETTLVATFQFEHFEDHELPKEMYQVEGSGSRGEDSNGVVNGGPTDGGDTDIGFCFKSFLYYSSTFEYSLITTINWLRAADNETGWEGFGVEHPFSFHTSARGEDFQTSITSTCTVQYIRQRSSRAETGGVRNCGIRLKQTNLILRQQNQLFNSQIAP is encoded by the exons ATGCTCAGCAACGAACTCATACGCCTGATTTTCGAGTACTGCAACCTCGAAGGCTGTGTGGCACTCAGTCAGGTATGCAGTTCGTATTGGTCGGTATGGACCGAGTTGGACGAGTCTCTGATTCGTGAGAGAGTGGTGGAGCGAGCTCCGTGGTTCATCGCCTTGGATACGGAATGTGGGCTTGACTCATGGCGGAAATGTGCCTTGCTGTTGACGAGACGTTCCTACAGGgcattggaggaggatggaACCGGGGGAAATGCCAACAAGCATCTCTACGTGCTCCGAAACCTCTCAGTGCCGGTCTCATTATGTTGCAACAAGGTGGAATTTGTGGATTCTGTGGACTTTTCAAAAGACAAGGAGGTCAGAGAAACCATTGAGCCCATCTTCGACGAGCTCTACCTCCTTCCAATTGATGTTTACGAAGGAGGAGCCATCCAGGGCACGAAACTACTGCTTCCGGGCGAAGAGCTGGATTTCAAGACCATGGAGGTGTCCAAAAGCGACTTCCCAGGCACACACCGGCTACAATACACGTACAGGCGAACCGATATGGCCATGTCTCCATCAGGACTGAGAGTTGTAAACGACCACGAAGGATACAAGATTCGTGTGGTGGATGAGAACGACTCATTGCTGCATGTTCGGTACTGGTCTCAGATTGGCGGAGCAGACGCAATCGTCCACAAGACATCACATCCTAGGGACCAATCAGGGGCTTGCATTGTTTCGGCCAAGGATGGAAATGCATGGCCACTTCCCGACAACAACGCTGTTAATAATCCTCTTGGAACTCTTGTCAGTCTTGTGCCAGGGCCTGGGGGTGCCTTGGTCGTCTCCAACACTGAAGGTGGTAAAACTGCACAGTACCTGGCGTACATAGAGCCACTCCCGAGTCTCCCGGGGGTCGTATTGTGCGAGCTACCCATGGGGATGGGATTCAAGAGAATGCATAACCATCTGAGCTTTCCTTTCTTCACATTTTACAATGGCTACCTATACCTTTACTTTGAGGGCAGGTTTCTGCGCTTATGGGTTGATCTTGGTCTGAGATCAAGACAGCATCCTACTGGAGGGTTGATGAGTCATGTTTACTCAAAGGGTTTCCGAGGACAGGTTCTAACGGTGTGGGACAGAAGATTCCCAGCCATTGGCACGTTCAACGAAGGAGAAGCCGAGTTCCAAGGAGCCAGAATACAGAGAAAGGGTCAATTCGTGACAGTGGGAGACGCGAAGGGActggtggttggagatcTGAAGACTGGAACGACCTATTTCAACCCCAAACAGGTTTTATCTATTCCTTTTGCTGCTGGCGATGGGTCTTCCGTGGGATTCTTCTCTGTGGATAACTGGGTCTCCAAGAAGGTGATTAAGAAGATATCGAACGGCTCGTCAGATGGAGACAACATTATTAGATGGTGGGATGAGGCATGCATTCCCCAAACTGTTCGTGGAGGGGATCCTGTTTTTACGCGTGTGATTCATTCTGAGGACGTCTCTGACGAGCCACACAAGTTCGAGGATAGCTCCAGAGGCACACACGACGCGGTTCGGATCCCTGATGCGTATGACGAGCGCCAGAAGGTGTATCGGCGTATCTACAAAGGACGGCCTCCCTTTTCGTTGGATGAGACTACCTTGGTTGCAACTTTTCAGTTTGAACATTTTGAGGACCACGAGTTGCCCAAAGAGATGTATCAGGTAGAGGGATCTGGATCGAGAGGGGAGGATTCCAATGGAGTGGTAAACGGCGGCCCAACTGATGGCggtgacacagacat TGGCTTCTGTTTTAAGTCATTTctgtactacagtagtacgTTCGAATACAGTCTCATAACCACAATCAATTGGCTAAGAGCTGCCGATAATGAAACCGGATGGGAAGGATTTGGCGTTGAACATCCTTTTTCGTTTCATACCAGCGCAAGGGGGGAGGACTTTCAGACCAgcattacaagtacttgtacagtacagtacatacggcAGAGAAGTAGCCGGGCAGAGACCGGAGGGGTCCGAAATTGCGGAATTAGACTGAAACAGACCAATTTAATACTACGGCAACAAAACCAGCTCTTCAATTCTCAAATAGCGCCCTAA